The following proteins come from a genomic window of Lolium rigidum isolate FL_2022 chromosome 5, APGP_CSIRO_Lrig_0.1, whole genome shotgun sequence:
- the LOC124655942 gene encoding cytochrome P450 81Q32-like — MTTPSTDATAEEMPTGGVLLILLLIIAGAVAVFVRLRQRRGDRSGSAPSPPSLPLLGHLHLIKKPLHRSLAALAGAPAVNAAPLLSLRLGMRRALLVSSHAAAEECFTVHDAVLAGRPQVLAGEHLGYGRTSVVWVSYGDHWRGLRRFFAAELFSSSRLGALAAERHSEVAFLVENLLHDAVASSRGIITLRPKLFELVLNVMLRAITGRRHAGDVHMFQEIVEETFAVSGVPSVGDFFPALRWVDRVRGVEAAMANLQSRRDAFATGLIDDHRRTRDAGSRDVKKKAVIDVLMEHQQTDPEYYTDTVVKGIVLVLLGAGTDTSALTTEWAMAQLLTHPEAMKKARAEIDAVVGIGRLVEESDITNLPYLQCVVKETLRLCPVAPVIPAHESMEDCTVGGFRVRRGTMILVNAWAIHRDANIWNAPEEFRPERFMDRDTVTAPMLPFGLGRRRCPGEGLAMRLVPLTLAALLQCFEWDIAEGSTVDMAEGAGLTMPMATPLAAVCRPRQFVKSVLSASTDLLDTNF, encoded by the exons actcctcatcatcgccgGTGCCGTCGCCGTCTTTGTTCGGCTGAGGCAACGGCGTGGGGACAGGAGCGGCAGCGCGCCCAGCCCGCCGTCTCTCCCGCTGCTCGGCCACCTCCACCTTATCAAGAAGCCGCTGCACCGCTCGCTGGCCGCGCTCGCCGGGGCCCCAGCGGTGAACGCGGCGCCGCTCCTGTCTCTCAGGCTGGGCATGCGCCGGGCGCTGCTCGTGTCATctcacgccgccgccgaggagtGCTTCACGGTGCACGACGCCGTGCTGGCAGGGAGGCCGCAGGTGCTCGCCGGGGAGCACCTCGGGTACGGGCGCACCAGcgtcgtgtgggtctcttacggGGACCACTGGCGCGGCCTGCGCCGGTTCTTCGCCGCCGAGCTCTTCTCCTCTTCCCGCCTCGGCGCGCTCGCCGCCGAACGCCACTCCGAGGTCGCGTTCCTCGTCGAGAACCTGCTCCATGACGCCGTAGCCTCCAGCAGGGGGATCATCACCCTCCGTCCGAAGCTCTTCGAGCTGGTGCTCAACGTGATGCTGCGCGCGATCACCGGACGCCGGCATGCCGGCGACGTGCACATGTTCCAGGAGATCGTCGAGGAGACGTTCGCGGTGAGCGGCGTGCCCAGCGTCGGGGACTTCTTTCCGGCGCTGCGGTGGGTCGACCGCGTCCGCGGCGTCGAGGCAGCGATGGCGAATCTGCAGTCGAGGCGTGACGCGTTCGCCACTGGCCTCATCGACGACCACCGGCGAACGCGCGACGCTGGTAGCCGGGACGTTAAGAAGAAGGCTGTGATTGACGTGCTCATGGAACATCAACAAACCGATCCAGAGTACTACACTGACACCGTCGTCAAAGGCATCGTCTTG GTACTGCTCGGCGCCGGCACCGACACATCGGCGCTGACCACGGAGTGGGCGATGGCGCAGCTGCTGACGCACCCGGAGGCGATGAAGAAGGCGAGAGCCGAGATAGACGCCGTTGTCGGCATCGGCCGGCTAGTGGAGGAGTCGGACATCACCAACCTCCCTTACCTGCAATGCGTCGTCAAAGAAACCCTTCGGCTCTGCCCCGTTGCCCCGGTCATCCCGGCGCACGAGTCAATGGAGGACTGCACGGTGGGCGGCTTCCGCGTCCGGCGTGGCACGATGATCCTCGTCAACGCGTGGGCGATCCACCGGGACGCCAATATCTGGAATGCGCCGGAGGAGTTCAGGCCAGAGCGGTTCATGGACAGAGACACGGTCACCGCGCCCATGCTGCCGTTCGGGCTTGGCCGGAGGCGGTGTCCCGGGGAAGGGTTGGCGATGCGGCTAGTCCCCCTGACACTGGCAGCACTATTGCAGTGCTTCGAGTGGGATATTGCTGAAGGCAGTACCGTCGACATGGCGGAAGGTGCTGGGCTGACGATGCCAATGGCGACGCCATTGGCGGCTGTCTGCCGGCCCCGCCAGTTCGTCAAGAGCGTGCTCTCTGCTTCCACTGATCTACTCGACACAAATTTCTGA